DNA sequence from the Salvia splendens isolate huo1 chromosome 19, SspV2, whole genome shotgun sequence genome:
tggttcagcctccacccacttcgtgaagtagtccacggcaacgataaggaatttcatttgccggggagcttgaggaagtggtcccactatgtctatgccccattgcatgaaaggccaagggctttgcatagtgtatagatcggtctgcggcatccttgggacatttgcatgaatttggcacttcgtacacttcttgacgagctgcactgcctcttgtaccatggttggccaataatatccccatctcagaacttttttagctaaagctctggctccgatgtggctaccgcacgatccttcatgaacttctctgaggatgtagtccgtctcttctggtcctacgcaccgcaataacggctggaggtaagactttctaaagaggactccttcatgaagttcgtaccgaagtgctcggcacgtaatcttccgagcttctctcttatcctcgggcaattgtccttgatccagatactgcaagatcggcgtcatccagttcggcgagctggatactgaatgtacctcggcttcatcaatgcttcgatgcattaattcttccgcctttgagctcggatctgaggccaacttacttaaggtatctgctcggctattttccgctctgggaatgcggattatccgaaaataggagaaacttcggctgatgctttgcgctttgtccaaatacttcttcattctctcgtcacgagcttcacttgtacccaacatgtgatttactatgacttgtgaatcacaatggactttgagagatttgacgagcagactttgcgctaactggagtccggccaggagggcttcgtactcggcttcattattagtagtggggaataggaaccgaagtgagtaggttacctcgtgtccgtcgggagcgacaagtaaaataccagctccacttcccatcttgtttgaagctccatctacgaatccgctccagcagtccggcggctctatttcggattccaagggctgtgctagttcggcattggcagaattcttctgttcggcaataacaggaattgcttgatcgaactttgcttctgcaagaaaatctgccaaggcttgtcccttgatggctttccgaggtaggtattcaattgtgtgctctcccaactctatagcccacttggcgattctgcctgatgcttctggtttggtcaacacttgccgaagtggtagatcagttaagacgcataccttgtgagcatagaagtatggccgcagtctccttgctgcatttactaatgccagagcaatcttttccagtggttgataccttgtttctggacctcttaatgctcggcttgtaaagtagatgggaagctgctttaggccttcttctcgtacaagcaccgcgctgatggtttgatccgatgccgctaagtataagaatattacttcggcttcggctggagcagagagcataggaagctcggctagataacttttgagctcgtcaaaggcctttttctgctcggctccccactcgaactttggtgcctttttcaacaccttgaagaacggcagttgcttttcggctgcttgggaaaggaatcgattcagtgcggctagacatccggttagcctttgcacgtcatgtatggacttcggcattgccatgttctgaacgacttgaacttttgaggggtttgccttgagtccgtcctttgaaacccaacaacccagaaactttcccgaatctaccaaaaaggtgcacttttggggattaagtttgaggttggctttcttgagcacgttgagagtggacttgaggttgtgctcgtactccgaagtgcttttgcttttgacgactatatcgtcaacatacacttcgacctcccttccaatcaggtgccgaaaaagcttgtctaccatcctttgataagtggctccggcattctttaaaccgaatggcatctttttataagcgaaaatgccgaaatcagtaatgaaggccgtttttgaagcgtcaatctcatccattaaaacttgatggtatcctttgtacagatcaagaaaacaaaaaatttcaaagcctatcaaagcttctacttttttatctatgttcggaaggggatagcaatctttgggacagtgcttatttagatcggtgaaatctatgcacatccgccatcctccttcctttttcttgatcatgacaggattggccacccacgaaggatacttcacttcgaataacacatccgccttcaataattgacggacttcgtcatggatgacttgacttcgttctgccgcaaagagtctttgcttctgttttatcggccggactgaaggatcaatatttaaccgatgagtgattacctcggggggcactccggtcatgtccaacggagaccatgcaaagacgtctttatactccttgaggagctggatggttttttcccgaagtaggggcgttcccgcgaaaccgatcttaaccgttctggatggatcgtcttcgtacagctgaaccgtcatcgagttcggctccggtatgacttcggtcatcgcctctgactccggctgctgtgattgctatgcttggtggtgccgatctgactgctcggcacttctaagcgcaatttgcagacattcctttgctctcttttggtcacctcggatgaccgctatccctcctttagtagggatcttgatggtgaggtgataggtggagcaaacggcccgaactgtgttgagccagtctcttcccaggatgacgttgtacggggaccgagctttcaccacgaaaaactcaatcatcgtactggagctagtaggcgctttccccaccgtgatcggaaggctgataataccttcagggcgggtgtcctcctgggtgaagctcttcaggggaagcggagccggactgagccgagctgggtccacttctagtttgtcgaagcactctttaaaaagaatgctaaccgacgctcctgtatccacaaacaccctgtggatcagtttgtttgccactccggcttggatgacaatggcgtcttggtgaggagagatggccgggacgggatcagcagccgagaacgtaatcacttcgtcctgcttcagccttttatgcgttggctcctctcgattggagcctctgcgttctgactttagggacgacttggtcttcccggcagggagcgcgtcaatagtctggattactccatcatattgcggctcgtcatcgtcttcgggatccggctgccttttcggatcctgaggagcgcagttcgcaccactctgctttttattcttctttggctgcttacttcggtattttttcaatgtccctgccttcacaagaacatcgatacctgcagccaagtttctgcactcctcggtatcgtgaccgtggtcttgatggtaggagcagtagttatcctggggtcggcgcgcggctgatttcgtcatccgctttggcttttcgaacaggtcagagtgcagttcgaaaatttccgctctcggcttgttcagcggtacgaactgagcgggcgacttctcgggattgagacgaggtcccaatctgtcttgcaccggagccctttgaattctttcaaatggagtccggcgaggatgcccctgatcgctatgatcgggcttccttctgtctcctcgggtcgatgagctgtctaacgaccgtttgcgacggtctgcctcatcggcccgggagtactggtccgcaatgtcccacatttcctgagctgtctgcggaccgcactcaacgagcttcctgtagagagctccgggcaagattccattttggaatgccgagatgacaagcagatcgttgagatcgtctacttgcaggcattccttgtggaatcttgtcataaagtcgctgattttttcgtcgcgaccttgacgaatggaaagcagctgagccgaagtgattcgggcttccgctttctgaaagaacctcctgtggaaggcatccattagatctcggtaagatctgatgctgccctgggggaggctatcgaaccaccttctcgcgttcccgatgagcagctcgggaaacagcttgcacatgtggacctcgttgagaccctggttcgccatgttatattgatagcgccccaagaaatcgtgagggtccacgagcccgtcgtaagtcatcgacggagttcggtagttctgtggtaggggagttcgggtgatgtcgtccgagaacggagtcttcagtgctccgtacacggcgaatccgatatctcgtcggtatggaggagattgagttctcctgtgattccggtaccgaggaggaacaggaatatgtcggggttgaggattctttctcctgggagatgcgacactactgcggtagtgactttcttgtgcggagggagaaggagaatccgtcgttttcgtctccggctgcttttggctttttcgcaggaaggttaagaattcctcctgcttttcagccaaaaactgcttgacagcctcattcaaatcaggctgctgggaagactcagtgggacgatttttggagcggcttgttccttcgccatgagaactggtggtggatttatccctaggctgttttcccgacctatgggatggattggcttcctcctggttctcacgggctggaatacgggtattctgcgatctggtatgcattttttgggtggaaaaaatggatcaaaaattcgctttatcacaaattttgttctctgtttcccacagacggcgccagtgatgattccgcgaatttctgatgatgataaatgctcgtaaaaataaattacgacacggtgaatttacgtggttcgatttactgaagtaaatctacgtccacgggaagaagggagggcaagattgtattgcttgatctgggattacagcttacaacacagccttgctatatgattttatctctagagagcttaacccttttctatctgatctaagttctatttatacattgaactaagatcgtggtttgcagccccactaacaagatcgtgggtgagcaataactgctcaataactgcttcataccactaaatagatcgtgggtatagcggaggtcgtggaggcctttcatgagtccactaactcctagttcggtcgaatgctgagaccgaactgctggactttaccgatcaactcttgccgatctgagaggagagcttgactggtcggcttttaccgagctgtaggctgagtccgaactctttggtcgtgccgaactctttggtgccgaacagatactctttcttgggctctgggctgatgggccgtcactgttattgggcttgccattagggtttagttcgtaccccatcaggcTCCAAACTTGCCCTTGTCTTTGATTTCATGTCTAATGGTTCCCTAGAAAAACACCTCTTCAATCGAGAAAATATGAATCCCTTGAGTTGGGAAACAAAGTTTCGACATCAAGCCTCGATGATAAATTTATCCCCAAAATATCTGATTTTGGACTTGCAAAGTTTTGCTATACATGTAAAAATTTTGTAAGTTTGACTACAGCTAGAGGAACTATAGGGTATGTTGCTCCGGAATTAATCAACAAAAGTATGGGGGCAGTTCCTTACAAGGTTGATGTGTATAGTTTTGGAATGTTGTTAATTGATATGGTGGGCATGAACCGAGACTTGAAAGGAAAGAACGTCCATTCTAACCAGTATTTTCCATACTGGATATATGATTGTCTTGAGCAAGGTAAGAATATTGAAATTGAAGAAtcgaatgaaatgaagtatgATGATGGAAATGATAGTCGGGGGGATATTGTTAAGAAGATGACGATAGTTGCATTGTGGTGTATACTGATGAGCCCAGATGATCGTCCATCAATGAATAAGGTGTTGAAGATGTTGGAAGATGATATTGAACGTTTGCAGATTCCTTCTCAATAAACTCAAATTGGAATGGGTTTTGATCAAACGGAAATTACATTTTCATCTGATTCTGTTTCCTTGCTTCATTATGTTGATGCTTCGATCTCCGTCGAGAGCCAAGTGTGAAACAATATTACTTTGCTTAAAATGTTTGATTTGTGTATTTATTAGTTTGATTTTaggcaaaaaaaaaagttctagGGGTCTCTCTACTTTtacttttgtttctttttttaacATTCTTGTAGTTATCCGAGAATCTCTGTATATATAGTCCATGTGCTaagtggagtatatttttatccTAATTAATTTTGTAGAATATGAGAAAATAGCCAAAATGCCTCATTAAAGTTTACAAGAATATTATTTTGAATCAATGAATTATATATACTGTAACTCATGATTTAATTAGCtatcacacaacacacactacaGGCTCGTTTTGTAGCGTTAGTGAgacaaaccaaaataaaaactaaaattaaacaaagatAAAAATCAAGATTGTtaggtgttcggtttgcaagattgtatccgggattaaatttataatgtgtttggttcataaaattcaaccccacaactcaatcctagatgggtggataatcatgggataattagtcatagctaataCCCTAggactaaaataatcttacaactcaatcctagattgtatcttgtcattattttatcttggaaacagAATACCACTATAGAgattaaaacttaaaataaattaaaatatattttgcgTCCAACGCCTCTATATATAAGGGTTGTGGGCTACACTTTCTAGGAGGATTATGATTGAATTTTCTCAATATGATTTTAACTCTATCAAGTTGATATTAACTTAACTAAATCCGTTTATACTAATCCAAAAATCAATGCTGCATTACTCGTCATGATCCATACAACTCAGGTAATCTCAACTAGGTTTAGATTACTTATTTGGGCTGTGATTTGTGATGTTAACATTGGGCTTCGGCCCTCATAAGAATTCATTGGATTGGTAGAATATCATTGGGCTGTAAAATAATTTCGGTTTccagttttatttgtaaatggGTCAAAGCCCATTAGCCAAGTTGGTTCTTCAGTTGACGAAAGAGAGTAAAATGTCAATTATTCACCTAACCATGCCGCGCAAGAAATTGAcatataattatttgttttaataatatttgtatcactatctttgaaaataaataaataaataaatactgtaTGTCAATGAAAGAGACGAAAAAAAATATCCAAGTACTACTTAATGGACCTTTGAACTCTTGTTTAACTCCACCGGAGTAGAATGAATTTAGGAAAAAATTTATCTTGCATTTGTAAATTGTAAACCTGAATATCATAGTAGTTCCTCCGTCCCTACTCCCTACTAATTTGCCACCAGTTGACTGGGCAccggttttaagaaatgtaatagaaagcgggttgaaaaagttaatggcaTGTTGGtccctacttttatatactagaTTTAATACaaagtgagaatgagttagtggaatatggggtctactgtcaaaaatgataaaagtgaaatatgataaatttttagggacagacGGAAATAGagataagtgacaaattttcaggaaaGAATGGAGTGGTATATATAATTATACTCCATTAAAAATTTCATGTGGCAACGACCTTTCTGCGTGAGAAATTAtgcactccctccgtcccaaggaaaatgaccccttccttgggtggcACGGGAATTTacgcaattttattttgtgtgtgaaatggagagagtaaagtaagaaagaaagaataaaatagaggaaaaagagtttccatttttagtaat
Encoded proteins:
- the LOC121779221 gene encoding PR5-like receptor kinase yields the protein MGAVPYKVDVYSFGMLLIDMVGMNRDLKGKNVHSNQYFPYWIYDCLEQGKNIEIEESNEMKYDDGNDSRGDIVKKMTIVALWCILMSPDDRPSMNKVLKMLEDDIERLQIPSQ